One Streptomyces sp. NBC_00223 genomic window carries:
- a CDS encoding RHS repeat domain-containing protein, with protein MGLAAGAVLAGGLGSAPVVWASEHHGHYNVSLPKAKYGTAVPFQVAAVKRKDPAADAAKRTAELLKKPVSWPTSVDAVVRPIGRTAAASADSAGLTVTVAPHSAATAAGVSGAVLTVTRASGAESSSASKISLDYSGFAHAYGGDFGARLTLVQLPVCALTTPEKAECRTKTPVATENDLKAQTLTASVPAAGPASAGTLLLGADATAKSGAGSYQATSLAPSASWSAGGSSGDFSWSYPLAVPPAAAGPAPNLAIDYDSQSVDGRLPSTNNQPSWIGEGFNLPASYIERSYDSCDDDGQSKKYDECWANDNATIVLNGKATPLIKDQTSGVWHPKDDDNERVVRSTGATNGDNDGEFWTVTTTDGTQYVFGKNRLPGWTTGKPETNSTWTVPVYGDDSGEPGYSNGTSFSGRAVTQAWRWNLDYVVDTHHNAMSYWYTKETNAYGQNGTTTANGTVYDRGGYLSRIDYGVTDSTFFGNAPDQVVFTTAERCLVTSTETCGSLTSSTAKDWPDVPFDRICASGAVCKDSPAPTFFTRKRLTGITTKVWDAGLSTPAYRSVDSWALDQSFVDPGDGTSASLWLKSITRTGLDGTAQAMPKVSFEGLQLPNRVDTTHDDIAALIKWRVRTITTETGSVITVNYNDNDPTGQCVAGTSMPSAPDSDTKLCYPVMWTPPTMAAPQLDWFHKYVVKQVVESDPSGGAPSRETDYTYANPAWHYDSDNVTSLAKYKTWSVWRGFGQVTTTTGNDQTTRTKTVATYFQGMDGDKQSSGPARTATVTDSNSTHVTDQDQLAGSVRESRTFNGTAEVGSTITDWWIHQTATDGTRTADYVRPSAVHTRTDLTSGLPRTTTVSTTYDSTTGAPTQVNDGGDDTVSGDEQCTRTTYADNTTAWLRAVPIRMESVDVACAAATTRPADVIADVRNLYDYQSYGTAPTLGELTSTQRVSSYSGSTPVYQTVSSSTYDTQGRNLSVTNADGNSSTTNYTPVTGGPLTSTLTKDAKQFATTTTFDPARGLALSVVDPNNKRTDLGYDSLGRMTGVWLPTRIKASNQLPNISYDYQLSKTVASYVRTGKIRNDGTSYNYTYAIYDAMLRPRQTQVPAPGGGRVITETKYDSRGLAVEADANYVDATNASGALANIISAQPSQTQTTYDGAGRPTLADFYAGGTYKWSSSTVYGGDRTTVIPPNGGIVTTTLVDALGRTSETRQYDNGTPSGPYTWISYDYDAKNRLNKVTDANHNVWTYDYDLMGRKITTTDPDAGASTTKYTDLDQVLSTTDSRGRTISYTYDEIGRRTGEYDAAGDAQAPANQLAKWTYDNVAKGQPTSSIRYVDGSETGATQYMSQVGAYDALYRPTSTRVVIPSVTGEEALAGSYVSSASYFLDDTLASVTDPAAGGLPTEAMVYTYNNLFMPTKLQGSYSYVRDSVYTKLGQVQQITMATAKQVQETNTYEDGTGRLTRQLVTYDTGGGIVQDTHYGYDDAGNPTMTDARADGADDTQCYRYDGHDRLTDAWTSSDTWQTAGACGSNPSTAALGSGPAPYWQSYSYDLLGNRTQLVRHATAAGAPDTTTTYDYGAPVGSPNGKQPHTQTGSATTIAGSTTTNSYGYDSAGNTTTRDLGGTTEDLVWDDEGHLASDTKSDGTSASYLYDADGNRLLTRDDTGTTVYLGDTELHLDKGTTHTTATRYYTWLGQTVAVRSSDGSFKWTLSDAHDTGTTQIDATTQAVTHRRTDPFGNVRGTIPGAWTGDHGFVNGVRDTTTGLTHLGARDYDPTTGRFISLDPLLELTDPQQINGYSYAANNPVTGSDPTGLMNKDSSGGGGVVTPPASDCPPVCTLDGQAHGPSTGGGGNGQAKESQRPTGSGTSRLTNVSSHVSIDKRSGYAAPLASAWASIVQHFGHLPSGPSEEYRYWRALCDLNQCPPELNGAFGIGNLNFGQSDIFIHGAVLVTATGMVRSFKDIQSLRGVTREEVNQMATDAGFEKHDMNPRAATGGEGDRYSMPDDPGVQIMWEKGDPDSYGDPVHRGPYVKYQVSKSTMGGKKWEARIPAYGNPDPSTGHGGGFPSQVEAWLDERFPSVEPPGMSGEVEFPEVGAP; from the coding sequence GTGGGGCTGGCGGCCGGGGCGGTCCTGGCCGGCGGCCTCGGATCGGCCCCGGTGGTGTGGGCGAGCGAGCATCACGGGCACTACAACGTGTCCCTGCCCAAGGCGAAGTACGGCACCGCCGTGCCTTTCCAGGTCGCCGCGGTCAAGCGGAAGGACCCGGCGGCCGACGCGGCCAAGCGCACCGCTGAGCTGCTCAAGAAGCCGGTCTCCTGGCCGACTTCGGTCGATGCCGTGGTCAGACCGATCGGCCGGACGGCCGCCGCCTCCGCGGACTCCGCCGGTCTTACTGTCACCGTGGCGCCGCACTCCGCCGCGACAGCTGCCGGAGTCTCCGGGGCCGTGCTGACGGTGACCAGGGCCAGCGGGGCTGAAAGCTCCTCCGCCTCGAAGATATCCCTGGACTACTCCGGCTTCGCGCACGCCTACGGCGGTGACTTCGGCGCTCGTCTCACCCTGGTCCAGTTGCCGGTCTGTGCGCTGACCACACCGGAGAAGGCCGAGTGCCGCACGAAGACGCCGGTGGCGACGGAGAACGACCTCAAGGCGCAGACCCTGACGGCCTCCGTACCGGCGGCGGGTCCCGCGTCGGCCGGCACCCTGCTGCTGGGCGCGGACGCGACCGCGAAGTCGGGGGCGGGCTCCTACCAGGCGACCTCCCTGGCTCCTTCGGCTTCCTGGAGTGCGGGCGGCTCCAGCGGTGACTTCTCCTGGTCGTACCCCTTGGCAGTGCCTCCCGCGGCAGCCGGCCCAGCACCGAATCTGGCGATCGACTACGACTCGCAGAGCGTCGACGGCCGGTTGCCGTCGACGAACAATCAGCCGTCCTGGATCGGTGAGGGCTTCAACCTGCCCGCGTCGTACATCGAGCGGTCCTACGACTCGTGCGACGACGACGGCCAGTCGAAGAAGTACGACGAGTGCTGGGCGAACGACAACGCGACCATCGTTCTGAACGGCAAGGCCACACCCCTGATCAAGGACCAGACCAGCGGCGTCTGGCACCCCAAGGACGACGACAACGAGCGTGTCGTGCGCTCCACGGGAGCGACCAACGGGGACAACGACGGCGAGTTCTGGACCGTCACCACCACTGACGGCACCCAGTACGTCTTCGGCAAGAACCGGCTGCCCGGGTGGACGACCGGTAAGCCGGAGACGAACTCCACCTGGACCGTACCGGTGTACGGCGACGACAGCGGCGAGCCGGGCTACAGCAACGGCACCTCGTTCTCCGGCCGGGCCGTGACCCAGGCATGGCGGTGGAACCTCGACTACGTCGTGGACACCCACCACAACGCGATGTCGTACTGGTACACCAAGGAGACCAACGCCTACGGGCAGAACGGCACCACCACGGCCAACGGCACGGTGTACGACCGCGGCGGCTACCTGTCGCGCATCGACTACGGGGTCACCGACTCCACGTTCTTCGGCAACGCCCCTGACCAGGTCGTCTTCACCACAGCCGAGCGGTGCCTGGTCACGAGCACGGAGACGTGCGGCTCCCTGACCTCCTCCACGGCCAAGGACTGGCCGGACGTGCCCTTCGACCGGATCTGCGCGTCGGGCGCGGTCTGCAAGGACTCGCCCGCGCCGACATTCTTCACCCGCAAGCGGCTGACGGGGATCACCACCAAGGTGTGGGACGCGGGCCTCTCGACGCCTGCCTACCGCAGTGTGGACTCCTGGGCCCTGGACCAGAGCTTCGTCGACCCCGGTGACGGCACGTCGGCGAGCCTGTGGCTGAAGTCGATCACCCGCACCGGCCTGGACGGCACCGCGCAGGCGATGCCGAAGGTCTCCTTCGAGGGCCTCCAGCTGCCCAACCGGGTGGACACCACCCATGACGACATCGCCGCGCTCATCAAGTGGCGGGTCCGGACGATCACCACCGAGACCGGTTCGGTCATCACCGTCAACTACAACGACAACGATCCCACCGGCCAGTGTGTCGCCGGCACGAGCATGCCCTCGGCCCCGGACAGTGACACGAAGCTGTGCTACCCGGTGATGTGGACGCCGCCGACCATGGCGGCCCCGCAACTGGACTGGTTCCACAAGTACGTGGTCAAGCAGGTCGTCGAGTCCGATCCGAGCGGCGGGGCGCCGAGCAGGGAGACGGACTACACCTACGCGAACCCGGCCTGGCACTACGACAGTGACAACGTCACCAGCCTGGCGAAGTACAAGACCTGGTCGGTGTGGCGCGGATTCGGCCAGGTGACGACCACCACCGGCAATGACCAGACCACCCGTACCAAGACGGTTGCCACGTACTTCCAGGGCATGGACGGCGACAAGCAGTCCAGCGGCCCCGCCCGCACCGCGACCGTCACCGACTCCAACAGCACCCACGTCACCGATCAGGACCAACTGGCGGGCAGCGTCCGCGAGTCGCGGACGTTCAACGGCACGGCCGAGGTCGGCAGCACCATCACCGACTGGTGGATTCACCAGACCGCGACCGACGGCACCCGTACCGCCGACTACGTGCGGCCGTCCGCCGTCCACACCCGCACTGACCTCACCAGCGGCCTGCCCCGCACCACGACGGTGTCCACCACCTACGACTCGACCACGGGCGCCCCCACACAGGTGAACGACGGCGGCGACGACACGGTCAGCGGCGATGAACAGTGCACCCGCACCACCTACGCGGACAACACCACCGCCTGGCTGCGGGCCGTGCCGATCCGGATGGAGAGTGTGGACGTCGCATGCGCCGCGGCCACCACGCGCCCCGCCGACGTGATCGCCGACGTCCGCAACCTGTACGACTACCAGTCCTACGGAACCGCGCCGACGCTGGGCGAGCTGACCTCCACCCAGCGGGTGTCGTCCTACAGCGGGTCCACTCCCGTATACCAGACCGTCTCCAGCAGCACATACGACACCCAGGGCCGGAACCTGAGCGTCACGAATGCCGACGGAAACAGCAGCACCACCAACTACACTCCGGTCACCGGCGGCCCGTTGACCAGTACGCTCACCAAGGACGCCAAGCAGTTCGCCACCACGACGACTTTCGATCCGGCACGCGGACTGGCTCTGTCCGTGGTGGACCCGAACAACAAGCGCACCGACTTGGGCTACGACTCGCTGGGGCGGATGACCGGCGTATGGCTGCCGACCCGCATCAAGGCGTCCAACCAGCTGCCCAACATCAGCTACGACTACCAGCTGTCCAAGACTGTCGCCTCGTACGTCCGCACCGGGAAGATCCGTAACGACGGCACCAGCTACAACTACACGTACGCGATCTACGACGCCATGTTGCGGCCGCGCCAGACCCAGGTCCCCGCTCCTGGCGGCGGACGGGTGATCACCGAGACGAAGTACGACTCGCGCGGCTTGGCCGTCGAAGCCGACGCCAACTATGTCGACGCCACGAACGCGTCCGGAGCGCTGGCGAACATCATCTCCGCCCAGCCGTCGCAGACACAGACCACCTACGACGGAGCCGGACGCCCCACCCTCGCCGACTTCTACGCCGGCGGTACGTACAAGTGGTCGAGCAGCACTGTCTACGGCGGTGACCGCACGACCGTGATCCCGCCCAACGGCGGCATCGTCACCACCACTCTGGTCGACGCACTCGGCCGTACCTCCGAGACCCGGCAGTACGACAACGGCACCCCCAGCGGCCCCTACACGTGGATCTCGTACGACTACGACGCCAAGAACCGCCTGAACAAGGTCACCGACGCGAACCACAACGTCTGGACGTACGACTACGACCTGATGGGCCGCAAGATCACCACCACCGATCCGGACGCCGGCGCGAGCACAACCAAGTACACCGACCTCGACCAGGTGCTGTCCACCACCGACAGCCGCGGCAGGACGATCAGCTACACGTACGACGAAATCGGCCGCAGGACGGGTGAGTACGACGCCGCGGGCGATGCGCAGGCCCCCGCCAACCAGCTGGCCAAGTGGACCTACGACAACGTCGCCAAGGGGCAGCCGACCTCCTCCATCCGCTATGTCGACGGTTCCGAGACCGGCGCCACGCAGTACATGTCCCAGGTCGGTGCCTACGACGCCCTGTACCGGCCGACCTCGACCCGGGTCGTGATCCCCTCGGTCACCGGTGAGGAAGCCCTCGCGGGCTCCTATGTATCGTCGGCCTCCTACTTCCTGGACGACACCCTCGCCTCGGTGACCGACCCGGCCGCCGGCGGACTGCCGACCGAAGCGATGGTGTACACCTACAACAACCTGTTCATGCCCACCAAGCTCCAGGGCTCTTACAGCTATGTGCGTGACAGCGTGTACACCAAGCTGGGCCAGGTCCAGCAGATCACCATGGCCACGGCCAAGCAGGTCCAGGAGACCAACACCTACGAGGACGGCACCGGCCGGCTGACCCGCCAACTCGTCACCTACGACACCGGCGGCGGCATCGTCCAGGACACCCACTACGGCTACGACGACGCCGGCAACCCCACGATGACCGACGCCCGCGCGGACGGCGCGGACGACACCCAGTGCTACCGCTACGACGGTCATGACCGGCTCACCGATGCGTGGACCTCGTCGGACACCTGGCAGACCGCGGGCGCCTGCGGTTCGAACCCGTCGACCGCCGCCCTGGGCAGCGGGCCCGCGCCGTACTGGCAGTCCTACTCCTACGACCTGCTCGGCAACCGCACTCAGCTCGTCCGGCACGCCACGGCCGCCGGTGCCCCGGACACGACGACGACCTACGACTACGGGGCCCCGGTCGGCTCCCCGAACGGCAAGCAGCCCCATACCCAGACCGGCTCGGCCACCACCATCGCGGGCAGCACCACCACCAACTCCTACGGCTATGACTCCGCCGGCAACACCACCACCCGTGACCTGGGCGGCACCACGGAAGACCTCGTCTGGGACGACGAGGGGCACCTCGCCTCGGACACGAAGTCCGACGGCACCTCCGCGTCCTACCTCTACGACGCCGACGGCAACCGGCTGCTGACCCGCGACGACACCGGCACCACCGTCTACCTCGGTGACACCGAACTCCACCTCGACAAGGGCACCACCCACACCACCGCCACGCGCTACTACACCTGGCTCGGCCAGACCGTCGCCGTCCGCTCCTCCGACGGCAGCTTCAAGTGGACCCTGTCCGACGCCCACGACACCGGCACCACCCAGATCGACGCCACCACCCAGGCCGTCACCCACCGCCGTACCGACCCCTTCGGCAACGTCCGCGGCACCATACCCGGGGCGTGGACCGGCGACCACGGCTTCGTCAACGGAGTCCGGGACACCACCACCGGCCTCACCCACCTCGGCGCCCGCGACTACGACCCCACCACGGGCCGCTTCATCTCCCTCGACCCGCTCCTCGAACTCACCGACCCCCAGCAGATCAACGGCTACAGCTACGCCGCGAACAACCCGGTCACGGGCTCGGACCCCACGGGCCTGATGAACAAGGACAGCAGCGGGGGTGGCGGCGTCGTGACACCCCCCGCCTCCGACTGCCCGCCCGTCTGCACCCTCGATGGCCAGGCCCATGGCCCCAGCACCGGCGGAGGAGGGAATGGGCAGGCGAAAGAAAGTCAGCGCCCGACGGGCAGTGGTACATCCAGACTGACTAATGTCAGCTCGCATGTTTCGATCGATAAACGGTCAGGCTATGCAGCTCCTCTTGCATCGGCGTGGGCATCGATCGTGCAACATTTTGGACATCTACCGAGTGGTCCCAGTGAGGAATACCGGTACTGGCGAGCACTTTGTGATCTTAATCAGTGCCCTCCGGAGCTCAATGGGGCATTCGGGATAGGGAATTTGAATTTTGGGCAGAGTGATATATTTATCCATGGTGCTGTTCTAGTTACGGCAACTGGAATGGTGAGAAGTTTCAAGGATATTCAGAGCCTGAGAGGGGTCACTCGGGAGGAAGTCAATCAAATGGCTACAGATGCAGGATTCGAGAAGCATGATATGAATCCTAGGGCTGCTACAGGCGGAGAGGGTGACAGGTATTCCATGCCGGATGATCCGGGTGTGCAGATAATGTGGGAGAAGGGCGACCCGGACTCGTATGGGGATCCAGTGCACAGGGGGCCATATGTGAAATATCAGGTGTCGAAGTCTACGATGGGTGGAAAGAAATGGGAGGCGCGAATTCCTGCGTATGGAAACCCGGATCCATCGACGGGTCATGGTGGAGGTTTTCCGTCTCAAGTGGAGGCGTGGTTGGATGAGAGATTTCCATCGGTTGAACCACCTGGCATGTCCGGTGAAGTGGAGTTCCCTGAAGTAGGCGCGCCGTAG
- a CDS encoding LamG-like jellyroll fold domain-containing protein encodes MPLDTTLQVLADGSVRPKAAAADVTFSGGGASAPLATVSRNGTSYSVSAPWTLPVPTVSGSVATYESVLPDVDLLVTAVPDGFTENVVVKSREAAQNPELASLRFPVSLQGLDVRGQASGGAVLVDDQGRPVFSTGAALAWDSDSGGTGGEPATERMFGPADTEVGPGPGSKTSVMDVDITATAMTVTPDQDFLTDPATVYPVVLDPQTTSSSLAGWTALWSNASMASTSFWKTTHSLGVGYEASVDNKKVRSLYQFDTHVVDGKKVLQATFTAEEIWSANCTAKPVDLWSTGAISSSSTWNKQPSWKTKVDTVTVAKGWSSSCPGGNVEFDATHAIQDGTTTTVGLRASDESDPIAWKQFASPSDTKPTLSVTYVSAPATPTALKLSDPNVACGPRSGLATNIRSLTPTLTATPKSADGSQATLRSNFELYRFDPDIPDPKVASGSSSAWTASGTAGTWKTPTLQNGQTYWFRARTEYKYTFKGVTASMYSGWTTTGVCAFHIDTSKVLPPTVTSTAYPECASADDPDTCTAHGGVGAPGAFTLTAGSPNVVKYTYTLNGGALVTKSFSSPTASTAVTLSPNALGLNALTVETENSAGATSVGVTYFFRVAPGAPAVDHWAFDEGTGASAADSAGTHPASLSTGAAWSDRARTGKALATDGTASYASVASPGLDTSKSFTVSAWARLTGTSHNAVVAAQAGVNGSAYALYYSTAYQKWIFNRYTSDVASPTIVRSVATTSPAVGAWTHLLGVYDAQAQTIQLYVNGLPQGNPVAFTTPWAATGAMQIGRGQLSTSFTDYFPGQIDEVQLWNRILSPDEVAGIQDMTDPATGLARPALVSDWELNESSGGTAADSSGYGHAGTLGSGATWTDDLEGSMGNVLSLDGTAASYVSVPGPIVDSQGDFTVSVWVYLDPDALANTSTAHTMRIAGQSGTTRDSWGLWYTQAAGQSDGHWVFGRTSADTTAATTTTSPGNVTAGRPAVVGQWTMLTGVYDAANGRLQLYVNAQPSDATGDDPNGSDTGGGTDFTSSWQATGTFSIGRGRTNTGAYGDPVKGMVAKARVWTGLVSWQDVVTLFNSEEPPPAFPDE; translated from the coding sequence GTGCCCCTCGACACCACGCTTCAGGTGCTGGCCGACGGTTCGGTGCGGCCGAAGGCCGCCGCCGCTGACGTGACGTTCTCCGGTGGCGGTGCGTCCGCGCCGCTGGCAACCGTGTCTCGGAACGGCACGTCGTACAGCGTCTCCGCACCGTGGACCCTTCCGGTACCGACGGTCTCGGGTTCGGTGGCGACCTACGAGTCGGTGCTGCCGGACGTGGATCTGCTGGTGACGGCGGTCCCGGACGGCTTCACGGAGAACGTGGTGGTCAAAAGCCGCGAGGCCGCTCAGAACCCGGAGTTGGCGAGCCTGCGGTTCCCGGTGTCCCTCCAGGGACTGGACGTGCGCGGCCAAGCGTCGGGCGGGGCGGTATTGGTCGACGACCAGGGCCGCCCGGTGTTCTCGACGGGCGCGGCGCTGGCGTGGGACAGCGACAGCGGCGGTACGGGCGGTGAGCCCGCGACGGAGCGGATGTTCGGGCCGGCGGACACGGAGGTCGGGCCAGGGCCGGGCTCGAAGACGTCGGTGATGGATGTGGACATCACCGCTACGGCGATGACGGTCACACCGGACCAGGACTTCCTGACCGATCCGGCGACGGTGTACCCGGTGGTGCTGGACCCGCAGACCACCAGTTCGTCACTGGCGGGATGGACCGCCCTGTGGTCGAACGCGAGTATGGCGTCGACCTCCTTCTGGAAGACCACCCACAGCCTGGGCGTCGGCTACGAGGCGAGCGTCGACAACAAGAAGGTCCGCTCGCTTTACCAGTTCGACACGCATGTGGTGGATGGCAAGAAGGTCCTGCAGGCGACGTTCACCGCCGAGGAGATCTGGTCGGCGAACTGCACGGCCAAACCCGTTGACTTGTGGAGCACCGGCGCGATCTCGTCGTCCTCGACGTGGAACAAGCAGCCCAGTTGGAAGACCAAGGTCGACACGGTCACCGTGGCGAAGGGCTGGTCCTCGTCCTGTCCGGGCGGGAACGTCGAGTTCGACGCGACCCACGCGATCCAGGACGGGACGACCACCACCGTGGGGCTGCGGGCTTCGGACGAGTCGGACCCCATCGCGTGGAAGCAGTTCGCGTCCCCGTCGGACACCAAGCCGACCCTGTCGGTGACCTATGTCTCGGCGCCCGCGACACCGACCGCGCTGAAACTGTCCGACCCGAATGTGGCCTGCGGCCCGCGCTCCGGTCTCGCGACGAACATCCGTTCGCTGACGCCGACCCTGACCGCGACGCCGAAGTCGGCGGACGGCTCGCAGGCGACGTTGCGCTCGAACTTCGAGCTGTACCGCTTCGACCCGGACATTCCCGACCCCAAGGTGGCCTCGGGCAGTTCGTCGGCGTGGACTGCGTCGGGCACGGCCGGTACTTGGAAGACACCGACGCTGCAGAACGGCCAGACGTACTGGTTCCGGGCACGCACGGAGTACAAGTACACGTTCAAGGGCGTGACGGCGTCGATGTATTCGGGGTGGACGACCACCGGGGTGTGCGCCTTCCACATCGACACCAGCAAGGTCCTCCCGCCCACGGTGACCTCGACCGCCTATCCGGAGTGCGCGAGCGCGGACGATCCGGACACGTGCACGGCGCACGGCGGGGTGGGCGCGCCGGGAGCTTTCACTCTGACCGCCGGTTCACCGAACGTGGTGAAGTACACGTACACCCTGAACGGCGGGGCTCTGGTGACGAAGTCGTTCTCGTCACCGACCGCGAGTACGGCGGTGACGCTGTCGCCGAACGCGCTGGGGCTGAACGCGCTGACGGTGGAGACCGAGAACTCGGCGGGAGCCACCTCGGTGGGCGTGACGTACTTCTTCCGGGTCGCTCCGGGGGCACCGGCGGTCGACCACTGGGCGTTCGACGAGGGCACGGGCGCGAGCGCGGCTGATTCCGCCGGCACTCATCCGGCGTCGCTGTCCACGGGCGCGGCCTGGTCGGACCGGGCCCGCACGGGTAAGGCCCTGGCCACGGATGGCACCGCGAGTTACGCGTCGGTCGCGTCTCCGGGCCTGGACACCTCGAAGTCGTTCACGGTCTCGGCGTGGGCCCGGCTGACCGGCACATCCCACAACGCGGTGGTGGCCGCCCAGGCCGGTGTGAATGGCTCCGCGTACGCGCTGTACTACTCCACGGCGTACCAGAAGTGGATCTTCAACCGGTACACCTCCGATGTGGCGTCACCGACGATCGTCCGCTCGGTCGCCACGACCAGTCCGGCCGTGGGCGCGTGGACGCATCTGCTGGGGGTGTACGACGCGCAGGCCCAGACCATCCAGCTGTACGTCAACGGGCTGCCGCAGGGTAATCCGGTGGCGTTCACCACCCCTTGGGCGGCCACCGGCGCCATGCAGATCGGCCGCGGACAGCTCAGCACCAGCTTCACCGACTACTTCCCCGGCCAGATCGACGAAGTCCAGCTGTGGAACCGCATCCTGTCGCCTGACGAGGTCGCCGGCATTCAGGACATGACCGATCCGGCAACGGGCCTGGCCCGTCCGGCCCTGGTGTCGGACTGGGAGCTGAACGAGTCGTCCGGCGGCACGGCCGCCGACTCCTCCGGCTACGGTCACGCGGGCACCCTCGGCTCCGGCGCCACCTGGACGGACGACCTCGAAGGCTCGATGGGCAACGTGCTCAGCCTGGACGGCACCGCCGCTTCGTATGTGTCGGTGCCCGGCCCGATCGTCGACTCCCAGGGTGACTTCACGGTGTCGGTGTGGGTGTATCTCGATCCGGATGCCCTGGCCAACACCAGCACCGCGCACACGATGCGGATCGCCGGGCAGTCGGGCACCACCCGCGACTCCTGGGGCCTCTGGTACACCCAGGCGGCGGGTCAGTCGGACGGTCACTGGGTGTTCGGCCGTACCTCGGCCGATACGACAGCGGCGACCACCACGACATCCCCGGGGAATGTGACGGCCGGTAGACCCGCGGTCGTCGGGCAGTGGACGATGCTGACGGGCGTGTACGACGCGGCGAACGGCCGTCTGCAGCTGTATGTGAACGCTCAGCCCTCGGACGCGACCGGTGACGACCCAAACGGCTCCGACACGGGCGGCGGGACCGACTTCACCTCGTCGTGGCAGGCGACCGGCACGTTCTCGATCGGCCGTGGACGTACCAACACCGGCGCCTACGGCGATCCGGTCAAGGGGATGGTCGCCAAGGCCCGTGTGTGGACCGGCCTGGTCTCCTGGCAGGACGTCGTAACGCTGTTCAACTCAGAGGAGCCGCCGCCCGCGTTCCCTGACGAGTGA
- a CDS encoding NUDIX domain-containing protein codes for MASKHSAGILLFRGNPGTDDDTAPTPTDGTLEVLLGHMGGPFWARRDAGAWSVVKGEYEPDEPALSAARREFREELGLPVPDGELVPLGDVRQSGGKVVTVWALLGDLDPALAVPGTFTMEWPNGSGRLQEFPEIDRAAWLPLDEARKKIVKGQRPFLDRLTEHLADHRAAD; via the coding sequence GTGGCGAGCAAACACAGCGCCGGCATCCTGCTCTTCCGCGGGAACCCCGGCACGGATGACGACACGGCCCCGACCCCCACCGACGGCACCCTTGAAGTGCTGCTCGGCCACATGGGCGGACCCTTCTGGGCCCGGCGCGACGCGGGTGCGTGGAGCGTGGTCAAGGGCGAGTACGAGCCGGACGAGCCCGCGCTGAGTGCCGCCCGGCGCGAATTCCGCGAGGAACTCGGTCTCCCCGTGCCCGACGGCGAACTGGTCCCGCTCGGCGACGTCCGCCAGTCCGGCGGCAAGGTCGTCACCGTCTGGGCGCTGCTCGGCGACCTCGACCCCGCCCTCGCCGTCCCCGGCACGTTCACCATGGAGTGGCCGAACGGTTCCGGCAGACTCCAGGAGTTCCCGGAGATCGACCGGGCGGCCTGGCTCCCCCTCGACGAGGCCCGCAAGAAGATCGTGAAGGGCCAGCGCCCCTTCCTCGACCGCCTGACCGAGCACCTGGCGGACCACCGCGCCGCCGACTGA